In Mytilus edulis chromosome 7, xbMytEdul2.2, whole genome shotgun sequence, a single genomic region encodes these proteins:
- the LOC139529768 gene encoding uncharacterized protein isoform X1, whose product MSPINTMFIFIIICFTMSAVSCSHELRDVCTVEGDTLHCRWTGAGLYNTRIRLDVKKVVFERFFVAGQLDLANNRDLHSIEIKQGNSKCSNVLAAPETITIVNGIHCDNGVIASTTTTAATRVTPGSTLSIGTTDKQLKSTPHAQEEDKGLDNIKIILIMIFASLACVMLLSLMLFCICKKKRTAKTNFRQHQFSFNVDADSLSEIEIADFVNTPKKTV is encoded by the exons atgtcACCCATCAACACCATGTTTATATTCATCATCATTTGTTTCACAATGTCAGCTGTTTCATGCTCGCATGAATTGAGAGATGTATGCACAGTGGAGGGGGATACTCTCCATTGCAGATGGACTGGAGCAGGGCTCTACAACACCAGAATCCGACTAGATGTAAAGAAAGTCGTATTCGAAAGATTTTTTGTTGCCGGACAATTGGACCTTGCAAATAATAGAGACCTGCATTCAATTGAGATCAAACAAGGAAATTCTAAATGCAGCAATGTTTTAGCAGCACCAGAAACAATAACAATTGTTAATGGTATACATTGTGAT aatggaGTCATAGCTTCTACAACAACAACAGCAGCAACAAGAGTAACACCAGGATCCACATTGTCAATCGGCACCACTGATAAACAACTG aaGTCAACACCACATGCACAGGAGGAAGACAAGGGTCTAGATAATATTAAGATCATTCTTATAATGATTTTTG CATCTCTAGCATGTGTTATGCTCTTGTCGCTGATGTTATTTTGCATCTGCAAAAAGAAGAGAACTGCAAAAACCAATTTCCGCCAACACCAATTCTCCTTCAATGTCGATGCAGATTCACTATCCGAAATAGAAATTGCAGATTTTGTTAATACAccaaaaaaaactgtttaa
- the LOC139529768 gene encoding uncharacterized protein isoform X2, with amino-acid sequence MSPINTMFIFIIICFTMSAVSCSHELRDVCTVEGDTLHCRWTGAGLYNTRIRLDVKKVVFERFFVAGQLDLANNRDLHSIEIKQGNSKCSNVLAAPETITIVNGIHCDNGVIASTTTTAATRVTPGSTLSIGTTDKQLKSTPHAQEEDKGLDNIKIILIMIFEYILIAIYERLQEIINYFFPPRENNRRVAPAQQQPPRILRRSNRISIRPQRLTYD; translated from the exons atgtcACCCATCAACACCATGTTTATATTCATCATCATTTGTTTCACAATGTCAGCTGTTTCATGCTCGCATGAATTGAGAGATGTATGCACAGTGGAGGGGGATACTCTCCATTGCAGATGGACTGGAGCAGGGCTCTACAACACCAGAATCCGACTAGATGTAAAGAAAGTCGTATTCGAAAGATTTTTTGTTGCCGGACAATTGGACCTTGCAAATAATAGAGACCTGCATTCAATTGAGATCAAACAAGGAAATTCTAAATGCAGCAATGTTTTAGCAGCACCAGAAACAATAACAATTGTTAATGGTATACATTGTGAT aatggaGTCATAGCTTCTACAACAACAACAGCAGCAACAAGAGTAACACCAGGATCCACATTGTCAATCGGCACCACTGATAAACAACTG aaGTCAACACCACATGCACAGGAGGAAGACAAGGGTCTAGATAATATTAAGATCATTCTTATAATGATTTTTG AATATATCCTCATCGCAATTTATGAAAGGCTTcaagaaattataaattatttttttccaccaCGTGAAAATAACAGACGAGTAGCCCCAGCACAACAACAACCACCAAGAATATTGAGAAGATCAAACAGGATATCTATTCGGCCACAGAGACTAACCTATGATTAA
- the LOC139482751 gene encoding myb/SANT-like DNA-binding domain-containing protein 4 gives MYDMYDVFITEKTMEQDDKSLKRKPRFTEKEVDALIAKVHQNSEVLFSRFSDTITNKKKKMAWGEVQTSVNATSVVPRSVDEVRKKWDDVKRLTKKRAAGVRKDQTLTGGGERSILPLTNTEEIVVSLIGEERIYGIPDGICAFQQQLKATEAVEFPTSSNECSLPVGTSMTTIPNSVLVPSEEVTITTATTPGSGKKRSSTPIKIDSIQCELLSVEKERLSTEKKRLRIEEDRLRLERERFEELKKISGILLRRNTRPQIDSQLDVPSTPPTTDRSSSQYQSGEPDYSYMYASLLLD, from the exons atgtatgacatgtatgacgTTTTCATAACGGAGAAAACAATGGAGCAGGACGATAAAAGTTTAAAGCGAAAGCCAAGATTTACAGAGAAAGAGGTCGATGCTCTCATTGCTAAAGTACATCAGAATTCAGAAGTTTTATTTTCGAGATTTAGTGACACAATCaccaacaaaaagaaaaaaatggcatGGGGTGAGGTACAAACCTCTGTTAACGCAACTTCAGTTGTACCAAGATCTGTGGATGAAGTAAGAAAGAAATGGGATGATGTCAAAAGACTCACAAAGAAAAGAGCAGCTGGTGTTAGGAAGGACCAAACTCTAACTGGAGGTGGAGAGAGGAGTATTTTGCCGTTGACAAATACAGAAGAAATTGTAGTTTCCCTTATTGGGGAAGAGAGAATATACGGCATTCCAGATGGAATATGTGCTTTTCAACAGCAGCTCAAG GCAACAGAAGCAGTTGAATTCCCTACCAGCAGTAATGAATGTAGCTTACCAGTGGGAACCTCCATGACTACTATACCTAATAGCGTACTTGTACCGTCAGAAGAAGTTACAATTACTACGGCTACTACGCCTGGTTCTGGTAAAAAAAGGAGTTCCACACCAATCAAAATTGACAG TATCCAGTGTGAACTATTATCTGTAGAAAAAGAAAGACTGTCAACAGAAAAGAAAAGATTAAGGATTGAAGAAGATAGACTAAGGTTGGAAAGGGAAAGATTTgaagaactaaaaaaaatatctggaATTCTGCTACGAAGAAACACAAGACCTCAAATTGATTCACAATTGGATGTCCCTAGTACACCACCAACAACAGACAGAAGCAGCTCCCAGTATCAATCTGGGGAACCAGATTATAGTTATATGTATGCCTCGCTTCTGCTAGACTAA